In Kitasatospora gansuensis, a genomic segment contains:
- a CDS encoding acyl-CoA thioesterase: MTDTTSETFTAAVTLSPAKAEHYDLAFTALTQPCPWPKAYGGDLVAQAAAAAMRSVDDGKTLHSMHSYFMRPAEIGGEVRYEVELLRDGRGYATRQVRGYQHGKPLYVCLANFAAGEPGPSHQSERPDLPGPEDLPGSADYLADRTGGTMTPASKEYWSTGRSFDMRHVPGPVYLGVEGARVPHQAVWVRPFDALRPVEGLTDPQRDTAALAYVCDYTVLEPVLRVLGLHWAQEGLVTASLDHAMWFHRTPPPGALDGWLLYAQQADAAGSGRGLGSGRFFTPDGTHLASVVQEGMIRVPGAGRP, translated from the coding sequence ATGACCGACACCACCTCGGAGACCTTCACCGCCGCGGTCACCCTGAGCCCGGCGAAGGCGGAGCACTACGACCTCGCGTTCACCGCCCTCACCCAGCCCTGTCCGTGGCCGAAGGCCTACGGCGGCGACCTCGTCGCGCAGGCCGCGGCGGCCGCCATGCGGTCCGTCGACGACGGCAAGACGCTGCACTCGATGCACTCCTACTTCATGCGCCCCGCCGAGATCGGCGGCGAGGTGCGCTACGAGGTGGAGCTGCTGCGCGACGGCCGCGGGTACGCGACCCGGCAGGTGCGCGGCTACCAGCACGGCAAGCCGCTGTACGTCTGCCTGGCCAACTTCGCGGCCGGCGAGCCCGGCCCGAGCCACCAGTCGGAGCGGCCGGACCTGCCCGGCCCCGAGGACCTGCCCGGCTCCGCCGACTACCTCGCGGACCGGACCGGCGGGACGATGACGCCGGCCTCGAAGGAGTACTGGTCCACCGGGCGGAGCTTCGACATGCGCCACGTGCCGGGCCCGGTCTACCTGGGCGTCGAGGGTGCGCGGGTGCCCCACCAGGCGGTCTGGGTCAGGCCGTTCGACGCCCTGCGGCCGGTCGAGGGGCTCACCGATCCGCAGCGGGACACGGCAGCCCTCGCCTACGTCTGCGACTACACGGTCCTGGAGCCGGTGCTGCGGGTCCTGGGTCTGCACTGGGCGCAGGAGGGGCTGGTCACCGCCAGTCTCGACCACGCGATGTGGTTCCACCGGACGCCGCCGCCGGGCGCGCTGGACGGCTGGCTGCTCTACGCCCAGCAGGCCGACGCGGCCGGCTCGGGGCGCGGTCTCGGCTCGGGCCGGTTCTTCACCCCCGACGGCACCCACCTGGCCTCCGTGGTCCAGGAAGGGATGATCCGGGTGCCCGGGGCAGGCCGGCCATGA
- a CDS encoding cupin domain-containing protein: MDPQPRDHVLEGDNSMYATASGLVVPVVTRAGTEPGDTGQSDGATRISGVSIQHTPATRIWFGKVHNEGGYRSVPHHHGEAETGGYVLSGRGRIYFGRKFEDYLDLAEGDWVFVPPFMPHVECNLDRDKPLTWMTTRTPENIVVNLPQVPDADLRDWLERP, translated from the coding sequence ATGGACCCCCAGCCACGTGACCACGTCCTTGAGGGCGACAACTCGATGTACGCCACGGCGAGCGGCCTGGTGGTGCCGGTCGTGACCCGGGCCGGTACGGAACCCGGGGACACCGGCCAGTCCGACGGCGCCACCCGGATCTCGGGGGTCAGCATCCAGCACACCCCGGCCACCAGGATCTGGTTCGGCAAGGTCCACAACGAGGGCGGCTACCGCTCGGTGCCGCACCACCACGGTGAGGCCGAGACCGGCGGCTACGTGCTCTCCGGCCGGGGCCGGATCTACTTCGGCCGGAAGTTCGAGGACTACCTCGACCTGGCGGAGGGCGACTGGGTCTTCGTCCCGCCGTTCATGCCGCACGTCGAGTGCAACCTCGACCGCGACAAGCCGCTGACCTGGATGACGACCCGCACCCCCGAGAACATCGTGGTCAACCTCCCCCAGGTCCCGGACGCGGACCTGCGCGACTGGCTGGAGCGGCCCTGA
- a CDS encoding fumarylacetoacetate hydrolase family protein, which produces MRLATVAHAAGTSAAVLDGDTWRALPATDLSELLAANSQVSLTALAGEGIEGAVPVLPLPAPRKVICCGLNYADHIRETGRELPSHPTLFTKYADSLTGPDADLVLPPGLQVDWEAELAVVVGTTLRRADRSTALAGIAGYTVANDISVRDWQYRTLEWFQGKAWDASTPVGPVVVTPDEIDPAEGLEVICRVNGEQVQRDNTRTLVFDPADLLAYISTFTVLRPGDLVLTGTPGGVGVAREPQRFLADGDVVETEIPGIGRLRNTVRFMDGNCTS; this is translated from the coding sequence ATGCGCCTCGCGACCGTCGCCCATGCGGCCGGTACGAGCGCCGCGGTGCTCGACGGGGACACCTGGCGAGCGCTGCCGGCCACCGACCTGTCGGAGCTCCTGGCGGCCAACTCACAGGTGTCGCTGACCGCCCTGGCCGGTGAGGGGATCGAAGGCGCCGTGCCGGTGCTGCCACTGCCCGCGCCCCGCAAGGTGATCTGCTGCGGTCTGAACTACGCCGATCACATCCGGGAGACCGGACGCGAACTGCCGTCCCACCCCACGCTCTTCACCAAGTACGCCGACAGCCTCACCGGTCCCGACGCCGACCTCGTCCTGCCGCCGGGCCTGCAGGTCGACTGGGAGGCCGAGCTGGCGGTCGTGGTGGGCACGACCCTGCGCCGCGCCGACCGGTCGACCGCTCTCGCCGGGATCGCCGGTTACACCGTGGCGAACGACATCTCGGTGCGCGACTGGCAGTACCGCACGTTGGAGTGGTTCCAGGGGAAGGCCTGGGACGCCTCCACCCCGGTCGGTCCCGTGGTCGTGACACCGGACGAGATCGACCCCGCCGAGGGCCTGGAGGTGATCTGCCGGGTCAACGGCGAGCAGGTCCAGCGCGACAACACCCGGACGCTGGTGTTCGACCCGGCCGACCTGCTCGCGTACATCTCGACCTTCACCGTGCTGCGCCCCGGCGACCTCGTGCTGACCGGCACGCCCGGCGGCGTCGGGGTGGCCCGGGAGCCCCAGCGCTTCCTCGCCGACGGCGACGTCGTCGAGACCGAGATCCCCGGCATCGGCCGGCTGCGCAACACCGTGCGGTTCATGGATGGGAACTGCACGAGCTGA
- a CDS encoding RidA family protein, which produces MATDLTPVPVNPASLPKPSGYSHGTLSGNTLHLGGQTALDQHMKIVPGGIVEQFRQAFGNVLATLAEAGGIPQDLVSVTLFLTDIADYQAHGKEIGQVWRELAGPVYPALAGIGTTGLWQPEAMIEILGVAVIPDERLVRPASA; this is translated from the coding sequence ATGGCGACCGACCTGACACCGGTTCCGGTCAATCCCGCGTCCCTGCCCAAGCCCAGCGGCTACTCGCACGGGACGCTCAGCGGCAACACGCTCCACCTGGGCGGTCAGACGGCCCTCGACCAGCACATGAAGATCGTTCCGGGCGGCATCGTCGAGCAGTTCCGGCAGGCATTCGGCAACGTCCTCGCGACCCTGGCCGAGGCGGGCGGCATCCCGCAGGACCTGGTGAGCGTGACGCTCTTCCTGACCGACATCGCCGACTACCAGGCGCACGGCAAGGAGATCGGGCAGGTGTGGCGCGAGCTGGCCGGCCCGGTCTACCCCGCGCTGGCCGGCATCGGCACCACCGGGCTGTGGCAGCCCGAGGCCATGATCGAGATCCTCGGCGTCGCGGTCATCCCGGACGAGCGCCTGGTCCGGCCCGCGAGCGCCTGA
- a CDS encoding amidohydrolase, which yields MSGSKPLEAAVPSSTPPFADLLLRAGRIHTLVPGQEPQQALAVRGERVFAVSEAADGLDGLVGPATTLLDLPGSTVLPAFDDTHTHLIAAADSAHDVAVDGARSIREFLELIRARADRTPPGEWIRTAGHWQELNLAERRFPTAAELDRATDRHPVLVLRGVHNQVLNGYALRLCGINADTPDPVGGSISHTADGRPDGHLRGGLALIRPQLPAPDPAAKLDGLRLASHAYAATGIGTVRDTNSSLADLAALQQLRESGELGCRVRVLLSTIGFTTVRQVEELLDGMEAWRHTADPWLRVWGVKFWLDGGIESGALEAPYCPAHCPTPGYTGQLAWDQEELEAAVERVVRRGWRVGIHAYGDRGVRALLDLFERVQNRIPGLPYGTLVMEHGGLADHEQRRRAVQLGIPVTIQQPLLHDVAAIQAEYWGKERVAALFPAREWLDAGADVSAGSDYPVGAYGAAHSLHGLTTRSTVDGVLGPEHAISRPEAIKLHTTAAARLTGETHLRGQLTPGRLADLTIWPDDPTTAPENTLDSLRPSHTLLGGSLVHGLEAARPAAGPDRH from the coding sequence GTGTCCGGGTCGAAGCCGCTGGAGGCCGCCGTGCCGTCGTCCACCCCGCCGTTCGCGGACCTGCTGCTGCGCGCGGGCCGCATCCACACCCTCGTCCCCGGCCAGGAGCCGCAGCAGGCGCTCGCGGTGCGCGGCGAGCGGGTGTTCGCGGTGTCGGAGGCGGCGGACGGGCTCGACGGCCTCGTCGGTCCGGCCACGACGCTGCTGGACCTGCCCGGCTCGACCGTGCTGCCGGCCTTCGACGACACGCACACGCATCTGATCGCGGCCGCCGACAGCGCCCATGACGTGGCCGTGGACGGTGCCCGTTCCATCCGGGAGTTCCTCGAGCTGATCCGCGCCCGGGCCGACCGGACGCCACCGGGTGAGTGGATCCGCACCGCCGGGCACTGGCAGGAGCTCAACCTCGCCGAACGCCGCTTCCCCACGGCGGCCGAGCTCGACCGGGCGACCGACCGGCATCCGGTGCTCGTGCTGCGCGGGGTGCACAACCAGGTCCTCAACGGCTACGCGCTGCGCCTGTGCGGGATCAACGCTGACACCCCCGACCCGGTGGGCGGCAGCATCAGCCACACGGCCGACGGCCGGCCCGACGGCCACCTGCGCGGCGGCCTGGCCCTGATCCGGCCGCAGCTGCCCGCGCCCGATCCGGCGGCCAAGCTGGACGGCCTGCGCCTGGCCTCGCACGCCTACGCGGCGACCGGCATCGGCACCGTCCGCGACACCAACTCCTCCCTGGCCGACCTGGCCGCGCTCCAGCAGCTCCGCGAGAGCGGTGAACTCGGCTGCCGGGTCCGGGTACTGCTCTCCACCATCGGCTTCACCACCGTGCGGCAGGTCGAGGAACTCCTCGACGGCATGGAGGCATGGCGGCACACCGCCGATCCCTGGTTGCGCGTATGGGGAGTGAAGTTCTGGCTGGACGGCGGGATCGAATCCGGCGCCCTGGAGGCCCCGTACTGCCCGGCGCACTGCCCCACTCCCGGATACACCGGTCAACTCGCCTGGGATCAAGAGGAGTTGGAGGCTGCTGTGGAGCGGGTGGTGCGGCGCGGCTGGCGGGTCGGCATCCACGCGTACGGGGACCGCGGCGTGCGTGCGCTCCTCGATCTGTTCGAGCGCGTGCAGAACCGCATCCCCGGCCTGCCCTACGGCACGCTGGTCATGGAGCACGGCGGACTCGCGGACCATGAACAGCGGCGCCGGGCGGTGCAGTTGGGCATTCCGGTGACCATTCAGCAGCCGCTGCTCCACGATGTCGCCGCCATCCAGGCCGAGTACTGGGGCAAGGAGCGGGTGGCCGCGCTGTTCCCCGCACGCGAGTGGCTGGACGCGGGCGCGGACGTCTCGGCCGGATCCGACTACCCCGTCGGCGCCTACGGCGCCGCACACTCGCTCCACGGGCTGACGACCCGGTCAACGGTCGACGGAGTCCTCGGCCCGGAGCACGCCATCTCCCGGCCGGAGGCGATCAAGCTGCACACCACCGCCGCCGCCCGTCTGACCGGCGAGACCCACCTGCGCGGGCAGCTCACCCCAGGCCGCCTCGCCGACCTCACGATCTGGCCCGACGACCCCACAACCGCCCCCGAGAACACCCTCGACAGCCTCCGGCCCAGCCACACCCTGCTCGGCGGCTCCCTCGTCCACGGCCTCGAAGCAGCCCGCCCCGCCGCCGGGCCCGACCGCCACTGA
- a CDS encoding ATP-binding protein, producing the protein MGPVQGIWRFSAVAHEASVPQTRHAVRDRLLAQGMAGQDYQELIDDLLLIVSELVSNAVTHAAVLSPQLTTELVIDDGWVRVSVEDGHPYRPKALESDLGQLGGRGLLLVKSVTLQAGGVCDVERTGEGGKVIWASLPLPVPRQRREGSAGGDWHPRR; encoded by the coding sequence ATGGGGCCCGTGCAGGGGATCTGGCGGTTCTCGGCGGTGGCGCACGAGGCCTCCGTCCCGCAGACCCGGCACGCGGTGCGGGACCGGCTGCTGGCGCAGGGGATGGCGGGGCAGGACTACCAGGAGCTGATCGACGACCTGTTGCTGATCGTCTCCGAGCTGGTCAGCAACGCGGTCACGCACGCCGCGGTGCTGTCCCCGCAGCTGACCACCGAGCTGGTGATCGACGACGGGTGGGTCCGGGTCTCGGTGGAGGACGGGCACCCGTACCGGCCGAAGGCGCTGGAGAGCGATCTCGGGCAGCTCGGCGGGCGGGGGCTGCTGCTGGTGAAGAGCGTGACGCTGCAGGCCGGCGGGGTGTGCGACGTGGAGCGGACCGGCGAGGGCGGCAAGGTGATCTGGGCCTCGCTCCCGCTGCCGGTGCCCCGGCAGCGCCGGGAGGGGAGCGCCGGGGGCGACTGGCACCCCCGGCGTTAG
- the idi gene encoding isopentenyl-diphosphate Delta-isomerase: MPETRPTGQTLLAEDGGVVASTPGSTPGEILLELVDDEGVTIGTAEKLSAHQQPGRLHRAFSVFLFDRQGRMLLQRRALTKYHSPGVWSNTCCGHPYPDEQPFVAAARRTAEELGVAPALLCEAGTVRYDLPDEASGLIEREWNHLFVGLVTADLAPDPDEVDDTLFVTAEELKALEAEKPTSVWFRTVFEAALPGIREIAGRDW; this comes from the coding sequence ATGCCCGAGACCCGACCGACCGGTCAGACCCTGCTCGCCGAGGACGGCGGCGTCGTCGCCTCGACTCCTGGTTCGACCCCCGGGGAGATCCTGCTGGAGCTCGTCGACGACGAGGGCGTGACCATCGGCACCGCCGAGAAGCTGTCGGCCCATCAGCAGCCGGGCCGGCTGCACCGGGCGTTCTCGGTGTTCCTGTTCGACCGGCAGGGCCGGATGCTGCTCCAGCGCCGCGCCCTGACCAAGTACCACTCCCCCGGCGTCTGGTCGAACACCTGCTGCGGCCACCCGTACCCCGACGAGCAGCCCTTCGTCGCCGCCGCCCGGCGTACCGCCGAAGAGCTGGGAGTCGCGCCCGCGCTGCTCTGCGAAGCCGGTACGGTCCGCTACGACCTGCCCGACGAGGCGAGCGGCCTGATCGAGCGCGAGTGGAACCACCTCTTCGTCGGCCTGGTCACCGCCGACCTGGCGCCCGACCCGGACGAGGTCGACGACACCCTCTTCGTGACCGCGGAGGAGCTCAAGGCCCTGGAGGCGGAGAAGCCCACCTCGGTCTGGTTCCGGACGGTCTTCGAGGCCGCCCTCCCCGGCATCCGCGAGATCGCCGGACGGGACTGGTAG